The sequence GCGGATAAGCAGCCGAACTATCTCGATCCGGGAAGTTCTTACTTCTATCAGAACAAGACCGACTTCATGGCCGGTCTCAGCGGCGCTATCGATGCGTTTTGGGCTGGGTTGACACCGTTGCAGAAGGCCAAGCTCGCCAAGCGGCATGGAGCGACGACTCTCGCGGATCTCAAAGCTGCGGTGAAAGGCTCCTATGCAGGAGGGGCCAACGCTCGCGGCGCTCTCGCGCAGACAGGAAAGCTGAACTCAGTGGCCACCAAAGCAGTGGCCTTGTCGGTGTTGCAAACCGGGCTTGCGGCAACAGACTTTGACCAACCGAACCCGCCGCCACTGCCAAGCGACAAGATCTTCAATTCGCCGATTACCGCCGATCACAGCAAAGTGAAGGGCTTCGAAGTGATTGAAGGGCAGCCGCACAACAACGTGCATGACAGCATTGGCGGATTGATGGCGCGCTTCCTTTCGCCGGTTGATCCGATCTTCTGGCTGCACCACGCGAATATTGACCGGATATGGACAGTCTGGGATAAAATCCAGCAAGCAGCTGGCCGCTCTGATAAGCCATCGTCCGGCGTGGCCGCGCAATATTACCGCGAGGAATATCTCTTCTTTGTCAACGGCAAAGGAGCACCGGTCGCGCGCAAGATCACCGCGTCTGACTATATGAGCACTGCCAGCTTCGACTATGCCTATGCCGGTGGCTCGCAAGTTGCCGGCCCAACACAGGAGGCGGCCGTGCCCGGAGTTGAGCCCTACACAATCGAAGCCGAAATTCAGAAGCAGGAATTCAGCGTTGCTGATCCCGCGACCGCTAATGTAGCGCCGCAAGACGGATCTGAACTGGCGCTCAATGCGCTCGCTGATGCAGACCTTGACGGGATTGCGCGGATCAATTTCACACCCATTGAGCAGGGCAATTATCGCTACAATTTCTACCTGAGCCCTGCTGGTGCGAGCCCGGATCTCGACATCGATGGGAAGGACTATGTTGGGACTTTCGTATTCTTTGGCACGCCGCATATGATCCAGGAAACGCCAATCACGATATCATTAAAAGCGTGGCTGGCGGACAATCAGGAGCGTGTCGGTGAAGACCTCACTGTGCATTTCAATGCCGAACCTACTGAGGCGAATGAGAGCCTTGCAGCCAATGAAACCGGCGCAAGCAGGCCGGGACGTCTAAATTCGGTCGCGCTGTATATCTATTGAACGAACAGTCCGCTGTTTAGGAGTGTGTGGTTGTTGTCAGACTGACGTGACAGGCTAGGTTAGCGGCTGCCAACCAGCGGCACTGTCAGAGCAAATGCACCTAATTGAGGGCTGAGGCATTTGGGGTAGGGCAGGGAATGCCTAGACCCCGCAAACCAGCCAGTCCGTTTCGCTATTTCAACTCGTCACCTGAAGTGATCCGACTGGTTGTGATGATGGATGAGCGTTTTCCGCTGAGTTTGCGTAACGTTGAAGACCTGCTGGCAGAGCGCGGTATCGACATCTGCCACGAGACGGTGCGGCACTGGTGGAACCGGTTCGGCCCGCTGTTTGCAGCCGATGTGCAGCGCCAGCGACTGAGCCGGATGCGAGGCTTTCGCCAATGGAAGTGGCACCTCGACGAGGTCGATGTAAAAATCAACGGAGAGCTGCATTACCTGTGGCGCGCGGTCGACCAAGAGGGTGAGATCCTTGAGAGTTACGTTACTAAGACCAGAGATAAGAAAGCGGCTTTGCGCTTCATGCGAAAAGCTCTAAAGCGGCACGGACCGATGGAGAGGATAGTCACCGACGGGTTAAAATCATACCCTGCTTCAATGCGGGATCTTGGCATAATTGATCGTCAGGAAATGGGGCGGTGGAAGAACAATCAGGTAGAGAACAGCCACCTGCCGTTCCGGCGAAGAGAGCGAGCTATGCTTAGGTTTCGACAGATGAAATCGCCACAGAAGTTCGCCTCGGCCCATGCCAACGTCCACAACCACTTCAATGCCCAACGTCACTTAGTCGATAGAGAAACCTACAAGACCTCCCGCTCAGCCGCTCTGGCTGAGTGGCAAAATCTCATGGCCTGAACTCAAATCAGATAAGGGATAGCTGCGCCGGTCAGAGACAAGTTGCGATTAGACTGACAGCACCGCCATTAACCCCCACGCTAGTCTCTGCTTGTGCGCCCTGCGCTGAATCTCGCGGAACGGGCGGGTTTGCGCGCGCCATTCCGTAACGAGCGCATCATTGCGGCGGTATCTTCTGTGCGAACAGAGCGGTTTTGTCCGGCCCGTCTCTAGCGGGATGAAGATCGGTTGGGTTTGCCTGTTAAGCAGGGAAGAACAGGGATGTTAAGTAGCCCGCGCGCCGACATATGGACCGAGCGCAAGATCGCGAACGGATCGGAAGCCTTCGGTACCCAGCGCTGGATCGCGTCGCCGATAACCCGCTCATTCTCCAGAGCCGACAGGCGTTGAAGCGTTACCTCGTCGGCCGGTCTGGTTCCCTGCTGAAGTGATGCCGAAACATAAGAACGATACAACTTGCCCCACTTGCCGCGTGAGGTGGTCGGAATCATTGGTTCGTCCGCCGCATCGAATAACTTGTCCATCAGCGGAGCGGCGATCTTACGTCGCCTGGCCTTCGCGCGATGGCGCCGTGCATTGCTATCGAGATGCTTCTGAACCTGGTCGAACAACTCTTGGTCGATGATCGCATCGTGACCGCCTCTGTGAATTTGAACTTGATCCTTGTGAGCGATCTAACCGGGGTAAAGGCGATTGCGCAGAAGGTGGAATAGCGCCCTGCGGCTAAAAGGCTTGCCTCCCATGATCTTGCCTTTCTCGGTTATCCATCGCTTCGAACAAATTCTCCGATCGGCGAGATTGCGCTGCAGCGCATGGACCGAGCCAAGCTCGAGATATTGCACGAACATCTCGCGGACAATTTTGGCTTCGGCCTCTTTCACCCTCAGGATACGCTTAACATCGTCAGGCTTGTCGTGACCGAGTGGCGGATTGCCGCCCATCCACATGCCCTTAGCCTTTGATGCTGCAATTTTGTCGCGGATCCGATCGCCAGTAACTTCGCGCTCGAACTGGACGAAAGACAGCAGCACGTTGAGCATCAGCTTGCCCATCGATCTTGTGATGTTGAACGACTGGGTCGCTGAGACGAAGCTGCATTCCGCAGCATCGAAGATTTGAACAATGCGCGCGAAGTCGGCAAGGCTGCGGGTAAGCCGGTCCCCTAGCGGACAACCACAATATCGACCCGTCCGACTTCAATGTCGGCGAGCAGCGCCTTCAACCAAGGGCGCTTCGTATTGCCGCCCGAGAACCCACCATCGTCGTAGCGATCCGGCAGTGTCTCCCAGCCGTCGCTGGCTTGGCTCAATACATACGCTTCGCAAGCTTCACGCTGGGCATCAAGACTGTTGACCGACTGCTCGAGACCTTCTTCCGAGCTTTTGCGAGTGTAGATCGCGCAGCGTTTGGTAGCGCTGGCCATCAGCTATCTCGCAAATGACCGCGAAGAGTGGACGTTCAACGCTCTCTAGCATGAGATTGAGAGGGTACGGACCGTTCCACTTGTAGTGTTTGTTCAATGCGCCAATTCGCAGTACTCAATTGCACGGCCTGTTACTTCTCGCGACCTGATTTCATATGCTCCAGGCCCTGAACGATCCCTGTTTTCTGAGATGGATTCGAGGCGTTGGTTTTCACCTTTTCGGCCTTGGGTTTGCGAATTTCACGGTTTGATTTCTTCTGCGACTTTGCCATTGTTTTTCCTTTCAGGGGTTAATTTACGCGGCAATCACTTCCGTCACGTCCGACGGTAAAGGTATTCTCGGCTGCGTTGCCGAAACGCAGTATTTGTCACCCGCCGGCGATGCCAGGTGGCTTTCGAGTAACGTAAGGATTTCCGTCTTGAACTCGGCATCAAATTTGCGCGCAAAAAGATCGTTGCTGCGCTGCAATTGTGCAAAATCGTTTTTATCGTAATTACGTGGGCGCAGCTTGATGTCGCCATCAGGAACCCAGTCGATCATCCGCAGGTCGTCGTTCATGACAATTCCGTGATCGACGCTGTTCATCATCACCGTCTGGAAGAACGCCTCGTCTGCGATAAAGCTATTGCGGTAGAATGCCTTGAACCGCTCCGATCGAGGATCGTGGCAGACATATTCGCAAAAGCTGCGGGTAACTGCCTTCCACTGGGTGCCGATGAACGGCGTATCACCGGCCATGAAAGGGCGCGCAACGCCAGTCGCGGTCATCTTCCCATGCTCCTCTATGAACATGTGGCTGATACGGTTCATGGTATCGGGCCGCTCTTTCGCCTGATCGAGCGCGCGGATAAACTGTTTGCCAGGATTGTCGGCGAAAAACTGTCGGATATAATTTTGGCTCTTGAGCGGAAAATCCTGTCCGGAAAGGTTGATGTAATGGCTCCAACGGCTGTCCATTTCGAGCAAGCGGGTCATCCCTCTCAGCTCTGCCTCGACTAGGCTGTAACCGCCCCAAAGTGCATCCCGAGATTCGAGTAGCTCCGCCCCCTGATAGGGTTCGAGGAATGCCGAAATCTCCTGTTCAAGCCCTTCGCCAGAGCTTTTGTCGACATGGATAACATATTGGTTGCCCGGAAGATAAATCGCTTTGAAAAGACGTTTAAATTGTGCCGGGTAACGGTGCACCAAAAGGAAATATGCGATCATTGCGCAGATCCATCAGATCGCGTGTGCCTGGCTGTCGAAACCCCCGGGACAAAGCGACTGTGTTTCCTGTCTCAGGAAAGCCAACCAAAAGAATTTCGATTGTGAAGAGACACCGCCAGACAGAGCTGCGATCAATCGGTCGCAACGGCGTAACTATGAAGTGGTGCGCCAGCCCATCGTTACAAGTCATAAAGGCAAATTTAGCTTGTAAACCTATCACTGCCGATTTGCGTTTTCCCCCTATCAGATCCATGGAAATAGCTTACAAAATAACCAAGCGTTCTACGTTCTACGCCTAAAGTCGTCAGGTCCTATCAGACTAACCATAATCCGCTCTGCGGCGGGCCTGCTTGCGTGTTTCGAACTACACACTTCCGGACAACCGGATGCGCGAGACAAGCCTTAGGCCAGTGACTCTATTCCAACGCGGTGCCTCGCTCGAGAAGTGCATCGCCGAGCCGCAATCGATAGCAATCCCCGGCATTGTGGGTTAGTGGTGAACCGACATGACACCTAACATCGAAATCGAAGCGAGCAGACAAGGAAGCGGATCAAAGCTCTTGCTGGTTCATGGGCTGGGGGGAAGTGGCGAGACTTGGTCACCGATTGTCCCGCTTTTGGCCGGACGAAGGGAAATCCTCACCATCGACTTGCCCGGACACGGCGGCACGGCAGCGCGTGCCGACAGCGGAACCTTCGCTGGTCTGGCCGACGACTTGCAAGACTATATTGAGCAAAACGCACTCAGAGATGTCGACGTTGTGGGTTTTTCACTAGGCGGGCGGCTGGTGCTCGAAATGGCGCGGCGCGGCTGTGTCGGAAATGTCGTGGCCCTAAACCCCGGCGGCTTCTGGCGCGGTTGGGAGCGGACATATTTCAAGTGGACACTGACCGCTTCGCAAAAACTCTTGAGCGGACTGAAGGGCCAACTGGGAATGCTAAGCGGATCGTCGATTTCGCGAACGGCATTGCTTGCTCAGCTATCGGCCCGGCCTTGGGCGCTCGATCGGGCTATGGTCGAAAAGGAACTCATAACGTTCGCCGAGACACCTACTGTTGTTCCCTTGATCAAGGATTTGGCGAGCACCCCCGCGCAGTCAGGACCAGCGTCACAGCAAGCTGGCCGCGTAACAATAGTCTGGGGTGAAAAGGATCGGTTGTGTCCTCCACGCCAAGCGCCGCGCGCCCGTGCCGCATTTCCTCAAGCTGCGTTCCACTGCATCACTGGTAGCGGTCATTATTCAATCTGGGACAGGCCCAGCGATGTCGCGGACATCATACTCGAGAGTACGGGACTGAACTAAGACCGCTCGTGGGCCGGAAATAAGCAGACCGCTGTCGGATCGCGGTGTCGCGCAAGCTGACACAGATGACGAGCTCGCCAGTTCGGTCGGCTACGTGTCGGCTCGATCAAAGCAGAAGTGCGGCCACAAGCGCCGAGGACCATCGGATGAGTTCGGCGATCCGTCCTTATCTTGCGGCATACGCCTTGAATAACGCATCCGTAGAGCTCGCGATCCATCGTGATCACGCGCGCGTTTACCGTTGCGCACGCTAGGGCTATCGTGCCGTCATGCCGATAAGGTTCGACATCCTTCGCGATCCGGTTCGCGTGCTTCCGTTCGTAGGCGCAGTGCTATTGTTCGCAGGCTATTGGGCGATATTCTACCTCACTACGGAAGACGGCTTCACAAGGGCGGCGATCGCGGCCGCCAATAACACGCTCCCTGCAATCGGGCTGGCTTGGCTGACCCATCTTGTGCTTGATCGCTATGTGTGGACGGCAAATCCGTCCGTGGGGCTGGGGCTTCAGGTTCCTCTGGCGGTGCTGTTCGCCTTGGTGTGGTACGTCGCTATTCTGGTGCTGCGCGAACTTCGGGGAGACTGGTTGACGGAAGGGTTCGCCATCCGCCCCTTCGTTCCCATCGCCTTCGCCTGGCAGATGTTTCAGGGGATTACCTTCTATGCGCTGACGGCACTGGCCAGCCTGTCGATCTCGCTCAGCCGCCGATTGCGCAGCGCCGAAGAGCAGACGACAATTGGAGAGCAGGTTACCGAACGAGCTTCTATGCTGCTAATCGCGACCGGAGATGGAGCTGAAACTGTGGCAATACAGGCGATCAGCACGATATCGGGTGCAGGCGACTATACCGAAGTGCGCCTCCCGGGCCGCGCAATCTATTCCACTACCACGCTAGCCGAGTTTGAAACTCGGTTGCCGCAGGATCGCTTCTTCCGCGCCCATCGGTCCCATCTTGTCAACATGGACGCGGTGGAACGTAGCGAGCCAGCAGGCAATGGGCGCACGACACTGCATTTGGCGGATGGGCGGACCATCACCTCAAGTCGGGCGGGAACGCGGCTGTTACGGGAACTGGCCCTCTGAGCTTTGTTGATTTACCGGCGATAAGTGTCCGTTCGCCGAAAACCGGCCGGTATTAGGCCGGTTTACTCCACAACCGCTCCACCGAACCGGAGCCGACTTTATGCGCACTTTGACGAAATTTTGCCTTACCGCCCTTGCTTTCATCGCGACGCCGACAATGGCGCAGAACGCGTCCATGATCGCATTCGAAAACGTTCGCATTCGCACCATGCAAGGCGAAAGGCTTATCGAGGACGGCTACCTCGTGGTCGAAGGCACGCGCATAGCGAGTGTGGGCGAAGGCGATCTTCCGCCGGACTATTCAGGTGAGCGGATCAACGGCCAGGGCGCGGTGCTGATGCCCGGCTTGGCCGATATGCATGTGCATTATTACGAGAAAGATATCGGAGCGGTGTACCTTGCCAATGGCATCACCTTGGTCCGCAATCTCACCGGGAGCCTAAACGCAGCACGGCGGGACCAGGCGGCGTATGACGCGGCATCAATAGCCCCGCGAGTGAAGACGAGCGGCCCGATCATCGACGGCGGTGACGGGTTTCCCAATGATTTCTTCATCCGCGCCCGCAACCCGGACCAGGCGATCGGCGCCGTCCGCAGCCAGAGCCAAAGTGGATACGATGCGGTCAAGCTCTACGAACACCTTGATGCGGCAACCTTTCGCGCCGCCGCCGCCGAAGCACGAAAACAGGGCATGAAGATCTACGCTCACGTGCCGGCCAGCCTCGATATCCATGCTCTGCTCGCTATGAAGGTCGATAGTCTAGAACACCTGGACGGCTATGCCGAAGCCATGGCGAAG comes from Alteripontixanthobacter sp. and encodes:
- a CDS encoding alpha/beta fold hydrolase; the protein is MTPNIEIEASRQGSGSKLLLVHGLGGSGETWSPIVPLLAGRREILTIDLPGHGGTAARADSGTFAGLADDLQDYIEQNALRDVDVVGFSLGGRLVLEMARRGCVGNVVALNPGGFWRGWERTYFKWTLTASQKLLSGLKGQLGMLSGSSISRTALLAQLSARPWALDRAMVEKELITFAETPTVVPLIKDLASTPAQSGPASQQAGRVTIVWGEKDRLCPPRQAPRARAAFPQAAFHCITGSGHYSIWDRPSDVADIILESTGLN
- a CDS encoding recombinase family protein codes for the protein MASATKRCAIYTRKSSEEGLEQSVNSLDAQREACEAYVLSQASDGWETLPDRYDDGGFSGGNTKRPWLKALLADIEVGRVDIVVVR
- a CDS encoding tyrosinase family protein; its protein translation is MSDRQFRISRRLAMGSTLAAGAAFALPGCSETLSTMPTDGAAAATWTRSSVTSAEGKAQLATYKLAIEKMLALPPSDPRNWYRQAILHLIDCPHGNWWFFNWHRPFIGYFEEICRELTGDDTFALPYWDWTADPSLPGEFWGADKQPNYLDPGSSYFYQNKTDFMAGLSGAIDAFWAGLTPLQKAKLAKRHGATTLADLKAAVKGSYAGGANARGALAQTGKLNSVATKAVALSVLQTGLAATDFDQPNPPPLPSDKIFNSPITADHSKVKGFEVIEGQPHNNVHDSIGGLMARFLSPVDPIFWLHHANIDRIWTVWDKIQQAAGRSDKPSSGVAAQYYREEYLFFVNGKGAPVARKITASDYMSTASFDYAYAGGSQVAGPTQEAAVPGVEPYTIEAEIQKQEFSVADPATANVAPQDGSELALNALADADLDGIARINFTPIEQGNYRYNFYLSPAGASPDLDIDGKDYVGTFVFFGTPHMIQETPITISLKAWLADNQERVGEDLTVHFNAEPTEANESLAANETGASRPGRLNSVALYIY
- a CDS encoding IS6 family transposase, which encodes MPRPRKPASPFRYFNSSPEVIRLVVMMDERFPLSLRNVEDLLAERGIDICHETVRHWWNRFGPLFAADVQRQRLSRMRGFRQWKWHLDEVDVKINGELHYLWRAVDQEGEILESYVTKTRDKKAALRFMRKALKRHGPMERIVTDGLKSYPASMRDLGIIDRQEMGRWKNNQVENSHLPFRRRERAMLRFRQMKSPQKFASAHANVHNHFNAQRHLVDRETYKTSRSAALAEWQNLMA
- a CDS encoding recombinase family protein; this encodes MWMGGNPPLGHDKPDDVKRILRVKEAEAKIVREMFVQYLELGSVHALQRNLADRRICSKRWITEKGKIMGGKPFSRRALFHLLRNRLYPG
- a CDS encoding beta-1,6-N-acetylglucosaminyltransferase is translated as MIAYFLLVHRYPAQFKRLFKAIYLPGNQYVIHVDKSSGEGLEQEISAFLEPYQGAELLESRDALWGGYSLVEAELRGMTRLLEMDSRWSHYINLSGQDFPLKSQNYIRQFFADNPGKQFIRALDQAKERPDTMNRISHMFIEEHGKMTATGVARPFMAGDTPFIGTQWKAVTRSFCEYVCHDPRSERFKAFYRNSFIADEAFFQTVMMNSVDHGIVMNDDLRMIDWVPDGDIKLRPRNYDKNDFAQLQRSNDLFARKFDAEFKTEILTLLESHLASPAGDKYCVSATQPRIPLPSDVTEVIAA
- a CDS encoding LytTR family DNA-binding domain-containing protein, with protein sequence MPIRFDILRDPVRVLPFVGAVLLFAGYWAIFYLTTEDGFTRAAIAAANNTLPAIGLAWLTHLVLDRYVWTANPSVGLGLQVPLAVLFALVWYVAILVLRELRGDWLTEGFAIRPFVPIAFAWQMFQGITFYALTALASLSISLSRRLRSAEEQTTIGEQVTERASMLLIATGDGAETVAIQAISTISGAGDYTEVRLPGRAIYSTTTLAEFETRLPQDRFFRAHRSHLVNMDAVERSEPAGNGRTTLHLADGRTITSSRAGTRLLRELAL